The DNA region TGTATCAACAAGTAGTTTTAGTACTCAAAATTTGTTCTTTATAAACCTTTCAAATTCATGACAAACACAATGTACAGAACCTCAATCTGATACATAAGCTAAAACAGAGGCACTTTTCTATGCCCCTCTTGAGAAAACACTTCCTTTTCTATGACAATAAAATCCAATTGCAATCAATTACAACAACAATCTGTCTATACCAATAAAAATCATCTACCGTCTAGCACGCAGCTTGTGCAACAAAACAGCTGCATAGAAGCTtgctttcttcttcatatataTAACATCAACTGGATGTCATAATTTGAGGCTGGATATTAAGCTGTATACAGTATCCACAAAATGAGAATGACCACACACCTTCCTATTGAGTCAGGCATTTATTTCTGAATTGCACTGGTGCTCCCTGCTGcaacttcttctaccccaaaacaTGTTTGAACAAGTTGTTTTCCCCAGCCTTGTCCCTTCCATTTTGTCCTGATCTGTTTCTTGCGAATGACGAGGCGACTCGTCTTGTGTTTCTATGTCTCGGGGTTCGCACGACGGACAAGGACCATCATTGCAGGTGCATAGAGGAATTGCTACAGATGGAAATGGAGTACAGGTGACAGGGCAAAGCATCTCAGAAGAAACAGAAGCTACACGGTTTCTTCGAATCTCTGGTGTATGAGATTGTGGATCTAGGTCGCGTCGTGGATGTTGTATGCATGGGGTGCACAGGCTGAGAGACGCATGTAACTTATTTTCTTTTGCTTGGGAACCTGGTAACTTGACAAAAGAGATTATTCCATGCCTACAAAGGGGACAAGGGATAGAGCCGGGAGGGCCCTGCATTTCTGAAGAAACATTGGCTGTTGAGCAAAGATAGAGCGCACATCTTACACAAAGCTCGTGCCCACATCCTGCATGTAAATTTCTTTTAGATCAATTACagtaaacataaaaaaaaagcatCCACAAAGTATACTACGTTTGGATACTCGTTGGCACCGGTGCAAACGGATGTTAGCATTCACTTCGAGACAAAAAGTGACAGAACTCTTCTTGTGGATTGGGATAAGAGTCGGTTCACGTTGCACTCAACTAGTATCCCTAAAAACACTTAGTATGTATTGATTTCAGTTCTCATAAAAATCAAAAGTTGCAAATATAGTGTCAAAGAGAATGAGAAAGGGACAACCTCCACCCTTTCTGAAATCTTGGGATTATTTAACTAAGGAAATGACTACATATAACTGATTTTCTTGGCTCAAGAAATCACATATTGCTTTGCTTCATTAATTCAGAAAGCAATTGTGGTTCATTAGATATCCTCATGCAGACAGGCAGGCGAACATTAACCAAAATTCAAAAGATAGAATCCAGTACCTTCTGCAGCCACAGAACATGGCCTCTCCAGACAGACAGCACAAAAGTCAATCTCATTAGAGGAGGTTGTAGATGATTGCAATCCACACTCTCTGCAATTATTCAAATCAATCTTTAATTATATTTGTGTTAGGAGTAAACAAAAGATATCAAATCTTAACTCTAGCTAGGTACATAAGGAAATGGAAAACAACCAAAACAACGAAATTCTCTTTCTCCTTTTTCAGTGTATTGGTAAGTGAGAACTTCACTATTTTGGTAGTATTACATATCTTAAGAGTCATATGATAGGAACATTTCATTCTAATCAAAACAAGGGGAGGGCCCACAGTGGGATCATTTTGGCCGTGCTCCTAATCTAAAAGAAATAGTCCATATTGCATATAGTTTTTCTCACTGGCCCTATATCATGAATAACTTGTGGAAAGCGCATTGTCTGCATATGTCTCAGCCTACATATAGCACAAAAATGACTAATCCCTGTTCTCAGCTCTAGTCAATCACCATTTAATAAGATAACTTGTATTATAGACAATAGAAAAGCAAAGATGCAGATCTTCATACATTCACTTCAGTAAGTACTTGAATAATCAGATCATAAGAGCTGTGCAACTGTTTTCCAATTCACAGCCAAAATGTGTCATAATGTGATAGATTAACATAGCTGGAACCTTAGATTAAAAGAAGTGAGAATCCTCAGGAATGGATCAGAAAGGATAATGGTCCTAATAGTTATTATTACTACCATTAGATCATCATGGAAATATAGAAGAAAGGAAAGCCTATTCTATTATTTTACTGTTTTGCGGACAAAATTTGAGATGGAAAGCATGGGATGACACAGAACACAGGAATTGACAAGCAAGAAACACCAAccttaaaatattaaaactttTTGGATAATAGATGCCattaaaagaaataagtaccaAAAAAGAACATATTTTGATTTCAAATTAAAAGTCATCTACAAAGTTATAGTATATCATATGATAAAGCAAGGTGAGGGATAATCAATTTACTTTAGAGTGATTACTGAGGTTCAATGACTGAAATAATGAGACAAAAATGACAttccaaaaaattaaaactagaaCCCACTCAAGACCAACCAAATTAGAGTGATTTTCTATTTATGCACaactaaaataaaaaggatTTACCCACGAGGGGTAGTTAGCAACCTAGGCTGAGTGTGTGGGAAGAGCTCTCGAATCTGATCACTCGGTGGAGGGATGAAGAGCCTTATGACTAAGTCCCGAATCCAGAATAGTCGGCATCCGAATCCAAAGAATGACGGGACCCAAGTAGGCAATGTGAATCGAGAAGAATACCACTTACGCCACAGGTCAAAAACTAAATACCCAGTTGATTTTGAGTGGAAAGGAGaatcaattttaattcttaGGGTATTTTACATCATAAAATACTTCATCAGATACACAGCAACATTAATCATTCTAGTGACCACTTGTTTGATATTTTTAATAAGCCAAGAATCTAAAGGACCTCCCAATTTGCAACAGTTACTTGTTGACATCACATTAGACATGCACTAATCAGAAGAATTAATGTAGATATTTATTTATCATGAAGGACAAATAGTAAAAGTCTGAAGTAATAACATCCATTTTGCATATCTGGAAATTGGACAAGGTCCATTATTGAGTCTTTCTTGTAAGGAGAAAATTAAGTTTCCACACTGATGGTTCGCAATTTCAGGCATCCTTACCATTTTCCTTCCTTTTATTTATTAACAGAGGGTGTAGAGCACCCTATATTCCCATAATTATTTTGCTGTTTAACTTAATCTCTATCTTCAATAACAAAACTAACATATAAATGTCTGTAAATTATAGAGGGTTGGGAGAGTCATTGAGCATAGATTAAGACGGTTGTCCCATATTATAAAAATCAATTTGGTTTTATATATCAGGGAGACCCACCCCGGAAGCCATATATTTTCTGTGAAGACTGATGGAGAGACATTGGAGGAATCAAATAGACCTACACCTATTGAATTGAAAAAGACACGATTAAGcactcaacaattttttttcgaaGACTATAAAGAAACGAGGTTGATTGCTTATGTTCAAGCAATCAAAGACATGTATGAGGAGCAATGACTAGTGGGAGAATGTAAGGTGAGAATACAAAATATTTTCTTGTAACTAGGTGTGCAACAAGGGTCAACACTGAGCCCTTATCTTTTTATCTTGGTTCTAGACATGATTATGATATAAGGCTAAGAGATGGTGGCATGGTACATGCTTTTTCCAAACAATGTAGTCTTAGTTTGAGAGGggagaaaataaatagaagttaGAGATATGAAGACAAGCCTTGAAAACACATGGCTTTTGTCtgaataaaagtaaaatagaGTATATGGAATGCAAGTTTAGCATGAGACAACCAAATCATAAGAGTAGAGGTAAAAATAAGAGAATACCACAAATCTCACATTTTTAAGTACTTTGGTCTAACATACATAATGACAGGGAGATAAAGGGAAATATCAATAATGAGATTCAAGCAATGTGGATGAAATGGATCAAGATTCAAGCGTGACCTGCAATAGAAAGTATCACTCAAGCTATAGGAAAATTTTACACATAGCTATAATGAGATTTGCAATGTTGTATAACACCAATGTCGAGTGTTTAAGAGCCAACAAGAAGTTAAACTTAGTGATGAATGATGAGTAGTTACAAGAGATTAGATAGAATTAGGAATACAAACACAATCATTTGAGTGAAAGTTGAGATAGCCTCTATAGGTTTTTTGGGCATATGCAGTAGAGTCTCACCTTAGGTGGTTTGGACTTTGGGCATATGTGGAGAAGAGCATATGATAGGATCAGATATAGGAATAAGAGAGAAAGGGGGAGAAGAggatatagagagagagaagagagaaacagGGGAAGAGAGAACTCATAACATTCAACATTACAACTATAGGGTCACACAATGGCTTATATAGCCAATCCCGCCAAACTCAACTAACTCCTAACTGAACTAACCCACTAATTCAACTGAACTAACCACTAATTCTCAATACAGTCGCATCAGCATAGAGGCATCCATAGGAAGAGTTGACTAGATGGAGGAGACGGAGAATTATCAAATAATTAAAGACATAGTGAGACCAAGGAAAACTTAAGGCAAAATCATTAAGAGATATTTGAGGTAAATGGTCTATCTTTTAACTTAGACAAGGTATTATAGCATCATGTGATCCATGTTTTAGACTTCACCTAGTAGGAGAAGATTTTGCTGTTATCATTATTGTATGCTAATTTTGGTCCCTAGACTATTTCCAGTTCCACAACTGTTCCCTTTActtttgtcattttcattaTCAAGATATATTTACTGTAAAAATACCTGGCTATGTTGAGCACACTCATGAGAGGCAAGGACAAATAATTTGAAGCAGGGAATGATGATATTATGACATCAGAAGTGGGTGACAGCAACGGTTCAAGCCAATGACGCCCCCACATCCTAGCAACATCAAGTGAAAGCCACCTGGGGGAAAATTCAAATTTGTATAATTCATGTTATGGGGCAAGCAAAACTTAGCACCAGAATTTCCATTTTACAATATCTTACCCATTGCAATTCAAAGCCATCCGACTCGCACCTCTTGAAAGGAGGATCTGGAAAAATATGACCATCATTGACAGATTCAAAGAAATAGACCAGCTGACCAGATGGATTATCATTTATCACACATCAAAGATTCAAAGTTAAGGAAATTCTTGCCTGACAGCATTTCAAATTCCCCCCACAAGCAGCATAGTGCAATGGAGTGCTTCCAGCCCCTACATGCACTGATGCTTATCAGTAATTTTCAAGGGGCAAAGAGAAAACCATAGATGTAGTAGCATATTAAACAAAATAATAACCTATTAAATCCATCGAAGTTCCATAATGATATGTTGCAGCTGACACATTTGCATTAAGATCAAGTAGGAGTTGTACGcaatcaaaatacccatttagtGCAGCCATATGAAGAGCAGTAATACCAGCATCAGCTGTTTTATTTACAAACTTGGACAGGGCACTGCACTGgaataaagtaaataaatagcAAGAATATAACATATAGAAATTACACATCATTGTACAGTCAGGCCTTAAATAttcttaatataaaaaaaatacaaaaaaaaactgaatgAAATTTATTGTCATTGATAGGTACCAGCAATGAACAACAAGAGATACACCAATTCCCTGCTATTTGAGAGACCAGGGCTCTCCCTAATTTCCCTGATTACAATTTTGATACCCTCCTATTTCTCTCTCCCTCTTATTTATAATATCTCCTCACTGTAACAGTCTATCTAACTCATTAACTAGCTAACCATAACAACTATTGGCTAGTTACTTACAATAACAACCTCTTCTTAAGAGGCCTAACTCCTATCAGTCCTACTACCCACAAAAAATTAACCATGAATTTAGTAATAAAAATCACAACTGTATGTTTATGAAAATGCAGAAAAAATAAAGTGAGTCTATGAAATACTAAATACATGatgaaataaatacaaaaaacaTTATAATATAAGCACGTAACAGATGGCGAAAGTATATTAGTCATTCAACATTatcaaataaaagtaaaaatacaTGAAATTTACAATAATACATTGTTTGGGAATTATATAATGAAAAGGAAAGGCGCACCCATGCTCATGTCTGCTCATGTTAGGATCCGTGCGAGAGTGTAAAGCTTCAAAAGGCGCACTTGGAACAAAGTCAGCCACAACAAGTCTAATGCATCTTACATGCCCATTGACAGCTGCAAAATGAAGAGCTGTCCTTCCGCTGAGATAATCTGCTTTCATAACCTGTTATTAAATTGAATAGGGTCTAGTTATTGTTGAAAAGAAACTTTAACCATGTAATAGGAAAATACACTAGAAGAAGACCAACAATCCAATTCCCACCCAGCACATAGTTTCAAGTACCAGGCCTGTGACCTGTGGTCTCTAACTCACTATAGGACAGTAAACACTATGTAATAGAGAAAGACAGTTCAGCATCAGTTATAACCGTACTCACATTGCATCTAAAGAGCAGAAGGGTCTGTACAA from Lotus japonicus ecotype B-129 chromosome 2, LjGifu_v1.2 includes:
- the LOC130738305 gene encoding E3 ubiquitin-protein ligase XBAT33-like isoform X1: MHAEEEKNKRASKSNSFTLFLFLAFPFCSLRTTITHVSSFKSSTFVFYPSHCLTHRKSCHVTITPNPKSKPNQRAFHFSSHHKLIFALNTHTESLREMGNSFGCSASGERLVSAARDGDLVEAKMLLECNPGLAKYSTFGGLNSPLHFAASKGHNEIVALLLENGADVNSRNYCGQTALMQACRYGHWEVVQTLLLFRCNVMKADYLSGRTALHFAAVNGHVRCIRLVVADFVPSAPFEALHSRTDPNMSRHEHGALSKFVNKTADAGITALHMAALNGYFDCVQLLLDLNANVSAATYHYGTSMDLIGAGSTPLHYAACGGNLKCCQILLSRGASRMALNCNGWLSLDVARMWGRHWLEPLLSPTSDVIISSFPASNYLSLPLMSVLNIARECGLQSSTTSSNEIDFCAVCLERPCSVAAEGCGHELCVRCALYLCSTANVSSEMQGPPGSIPCPLCRHGIISFVKLPGSQAKENKLHASLSLCTPCIQHPRRDLDPQSHTPEIRRNRVASVSSEMLCPVTCTPFPSVAIPLCTCNDGPCPSCEPRDIETQDESPRHSQETDQDKMEGTRLGKTTCSNMFWGRRSCSREHQCNSEINA
- the LOC130738305 gene encoding E3 ubiquitin-protein ligase XBAT33-like isoform X2; the protein is MGNSFGCSASGERLVSAARDGDLVEAKMLLECNPGLAKYSTFGGLNSPLHFAASKGHNEIVALLLENGADVNSRNYCGQTALMQACRYGHWEVVQTLLLFRCNVMKADYLSGRTALHFAAVNGHVRCIRLVVADFVPSAPFEALHSRTDPNMSRHEHGALSKFVNKTADAGITALHMAALNGYFDCVQLLLDLNANVSAATYHYGTSMDLIGAGSTPLHYAACGGNLKCCQILLSRGASRMALNCNGWLSLDVARMWGRHWLEPLLSPTSDVIISSFPASNYLSLPLMSVLNIARECGLQSSTTSSNEIDFCAVCLERPCSVAAEGCGHELCVRCALYLCSTANVSSEMQGPPGSIPCPLCRHGIISFVKLPGSQAKENKLHASLSLCTPCIQHPRRDLDPQSHTPEIRRNRVASVSSEMLCPVTCTPFPSVAIPLCTCNDGPCPSCEPRDIETQDESPRHSQETDQDKMEGTRLGKTTCSNMFWGRRSCSREHQCNSEINA